The Kwoniella newhampshirensis strain CBS 13917 chromosome 11, whole genome shotgun sequence DNA segment GTGAACGCATAGATAGCTAGCCGTCTTCAGATAGTACAAGGCTTAATATGATCACGTCATGCATGCACTACTCCTTTCTgctcatctcttccctctgacaaccaccttcttcatcttcggcgccttctccttcccactcccttcctcaatcgctccacctccgcctcccGCACCTacacctttcttctttgcttctttctcagtctccttctccctcttgaTTGCAGCGACAGCCACTCCTGCCGGAATGACTGGCGAATGAAGCGGTAATCTGTCGTCGATGACGGGTATGGGTTGAGGAGCGAGAGGTGGTCGAGTCGAGAGTCTGGGTGGAGGGGGTGGGGGTTTGGTGATGTTGGCAGGGGCCTTTTTGGAAGacttggacgatgaggatttCGCCTTTTTGGATTTTGACTTTGTGGTGTTCGAGGTAGGGACAGGAGCCGCAGGTTTGGACGCTCGTTTAGAAGGTGTGCTAGAGGGGTTGAAGGCGATTGATGGATTACGTTGACGCATCTGATCTGCGAGATGTCGGTAGAGTTGCGTACCTGAGAGGTTTGGCCACATATCAGCTGCAATACCACCGTTGGTACCATACGGGGCTGGCAATAATGACTTACGGTTCTTGACGATGGGGTTGAGGAATCTGCCATCTTTCTCGAATTGCACCTTGACTCGTCCTGGATTCTCCCAGTCGGCAGGATGTACCCTATCAGGCTATGAAATAACATCAGCTTGTCGCCTTGTGAGGGATCACGTCCCCTTGGAGTTGTTCTGGGCCCTGCTGGACCTACCTCGAGGACGCTGGCCAAGCCCAAGCTTCGACAAGCCTGAGAGATCTGTTGCGCTTGCGGCCACCAAACTGCAGATTTTCGAGGgactcgtcttccttcGTTGATTGAGACCTTTGCGTCAAAGTACAAAGGGTAGACAGTGTTCCATCTGGTAAACGTCCCCGAATTAGCTACATGTTTGGATGACAAACGCAAGGTATCTGCAAACTCACCCTTTGTACACACTGGGATCTCCTGCAACAGTAGCATTTCCAAATTGTCTTttcagcttctccatcctctcatcctctgccGCTTGCAATTTCATCATATCGCCCATGAATCCTCCCATCGGCGTGTTCGGGTTGATATTaggtcctcctccacttggTCCGGTGGGTCTGACCTCTCCCGGATCGTCTCGAACGGCCAACTTCCCCTTGTTATTAGACGAAAAGGAAGGTGGCGGTGCTTTGACGTTCTCGCCAAAGACTCCTCGTGATTGGTCCGCCAATCGGTTGTAGTCCATATCCATGtcgacctcatcttcaGAAGTGATCTCCTCGAGGAGAGCACCCCGCTCACCGAGGTGAGGTAGCGCtttggtggaagaggaagggagagggagatccGTATCGTCGTCAAAGTAATCCTCGACTGTTGGCATGTTGATTGCAAGAGGACTAGCTGATTGCAGGGGTCGAAGTCGGATGAGCAGGTCAATGTCAACAGTGAACGCATGAGATGATAGCAGAGACATGACTGTGATAGTAGTAGTGGTACTTGGGTGGTAGCTGCTGTCTGATGCTCGGTGATTGACGGTGTTATGTCGTCATTTGGGTTTGAGGCGCGTCTCAACTAGAGCTGAAAGTGCACAGTTAACTTACAGGGCCCCACCTAATTAGCCATCCCACCACTCTCGCTTTGCTCAATCTCTCATTGAAGCACTCGATtcatcgttctcctcctcgtcctcctcctcaacagaTCACAGACTCATACACCTGCCCAACCCCAAAGTATCCCAGAGCCAGGTGATACGATCGAAATCCACTACGTTCATCACTCATACCTTTCCCTTCACGACCTCATCCGCCTTGCATACTCGCACGACCGACCGAAAAAAAAAACCACGCGCCATGGCCTCTCCATCCACTCAGACCGCCAACGCCATCGCGGCCATCACCAACCGGTCCAACCTCGTCATACCAGAGATCGACTTCACACAGCACCAGCTGGAGAATGGTGATATGGTCAGCACCACAGAGAGAGTCGTGAAAGATGTAAGCATCATTCTTCCGGCCTTCAGTGGCGGCGGCGATTGTGGGCAATGAAGCGGTGGTCGCGGCCGGCGTGTGGTAGACGATGTAATATTCCACCGTCGCTCCGCGCATCTACAGTCCGCTCGTCGTCTGAGATGTATGCAGTCCTGTCTTGGAGCTGATACGTCTTCCTCACAGGTCCAAGCCCCAGCGATGTACCTTCCCACCGACGAGCAATTCTTCTCAAAGACAGACAAGACCAAGCCCGATATCGCTTTCCTCAAGAACCACTTTTACCGAGAGGGGAGACTGACTGAGGAGCAGGCTCTTTATATCCTGGAAAAGTGAGCTATCTCAGCATTATAACGGAATTCCGAGCTGACAGGATGTcaggggaggagagatatTGCGATCAGAGCCAAACCTGCTTGAAGTTGATGCCCCTATCACTGGTATGTGGACTGGCGTCGCGGTCGACAACTTAGACTGATCGATTTATTAACAAAGTGTGCGGAGACATCCACGGTCAATATGTGAGCCGCACCCACGTATGCTGCTGATGTCATGCTGACGTGCGATCAGTACGACCTGATGAAACTCTTCGAGGTAGGGGGTAACCCGGCTGAAACCAGATACCTCTTTTTGGGTGATTATGTCGATCGAGGGTACTTCTCTATTGAGGTGAGCCACCGAGTTACGCGTGAAAGTGCGTCCAGCTGATTATTCCTCTCGCAGTGTGTACTTTACCTTTGGTCTCTCAAGATGTGGTACCCAGACACCCTTTTCCTTTTACGAGGCAATCATGAGTGTCGACACTTGACCGATTACTTCACTTTCAAGCTCGAGTGTGAGTAGAAGGCGTTTACAAAGGATCGCCAGCTGACTATGGAGGACGAGATAGGCAAGCACAAATACTCCGAGACCATCTACAATGCCTGCATGGAAAGTTTCTGTAACCTACCCCTGGCAGCCATCATGAACAAACAATTCTTGTGTATTCATGGAGGATTGTCACCGGAGCTTCACACTTTGGACGATCTCCGTTCAGTGCGTGGTCGACTTTTGTCTCGCGAGTTTCTGCTGACTCTGTGTTGCAGATCAATCGATTTAGAGAACCACCTACCCAAGGCCTCATGTGTGATATCCTATGGGCAGACCCGCTGGAGGATTTCGGCTCGGAGAAGACAAACGAGACTTTCCTGCATAACCATGTTCGGGGCTGTAGTTATTTCTTCACGTAAGCTGATCCCCACCAACACGCTCAATATCACTGGCTGACAGTACTACTCAGCTACAACGCCGCGTGCCAGTTCTTGGAACGAAACAACCTACTGTCCATCATTCGAGCGCACGAGGCACAAGATGCCGGGTAGGTCTACCGCTTACTTGGCATTGTGCTGTAGG contains these protein-coding regions:
- a CDS encoding serine/threonine-protein phosphatase 2B catalytic subunit A1, which encodes MASPSTQTANAIAAITNRSNLVIPEIDFTQHQLENGDMVSTTERVVKDVQAPAMYLPTDEQFFSKTDKTKPDIAFLKNHFYREGRLTEEQALYILEKGGEILRSEPNLLEVDAPITVCGDIHGQYYDLMKLFEVGGNPAETRYLFLGDYVDRGYFSIECVLYLWSLKMWYPDTLFLLRGNHECRHLTDYFTFKLECKHKYSETIYNACMESFCNLPLAAIMNKQFLCIHGGLSPELHTLDDLRSINRFREPPTQGLMCDILWADPLEDFGSEKTNETFLHNHVRGCSYFFTYNAACQFLERNNLLSIIRAHEAQDAGYRMYRKTKTTGFPSVMTIFSAPNYLDVYSNKAAVLKYESNVMNIRQFNCTPHPYWLPNFMDVFTWSLPFVGEKITDMLIAILNCCTKEELEEEEEETPMAITPETPEGVIEETSAERRQIIKNKILAVGRMSRVFALLREESERVSELKSISGTNNLPAGMLASGAEGIKDAIQGFDDARKSDIENERLPPDIIDPDEDKPASPSPSGPHTPEEPVSPTMDSPIIPSPGSGSGISPGTPSSPGGGGMTWRRGHSRQTSLGTTKTSPSNRRRSLENTMHLIRDVVDGRDASGDVQLERLAEVISSPTRNKPSDGLA